A segment of the Lolium perenne isolate Kyuss_39 chromosome 3, Kyuss_2.0, whole genome shotgun sequence genome:
ACGTTTCTTAAATGGTAAGGTTGGACTATGAGGTGCCACAGAGGGTGGTTAGACTTTGAGTTAGTGCATACACCCTTGTATGACCTTACTCTCTCCCAGGCTCTGTCTGGGATGAAACATGAGCAAATCTTTGGCTTTTATAGAGACAGAGTTGGTAGTCACTATTGACTAGTCATAGGCTGTTAGCTTTTCCTCTTCCCAAAACATCTGCCAGAGAAGATCCTACCATTATTATAGAAAGGTACATGGTCGATTGAAACTGAGAAGTCAGTTTGCCCAATTAAAGTCCTTCACTTTATTTACAGGTTATCATAAGCCTCGGATTTAAACCACCTAGGCAGACAGGGACAGCAGTGTCCTTTATTTTTCTGTCTACTATCTATGGTATATCTGCTTATATAGCCTGATCTGTAGAGTCCGTTCGTTAAAAGTTTAATTTTGTCACCAGCCTCTTACTTTGCTCCTTCTATATTTTTTGGTCTGGTTTATTTTGTTTATGATTAAGCATATGTTTTAGCCTCAAGCGTCCTGACTGAGCATCCTTTAATGTGAAATACACTGTACCCATACATATTTTGCAGTATATTGTGTAGTAATTTCAATTGTACACTGAAATTGTGCAGTATAATCATTACCTGTTAAATTGGTTCAAGGGACCAAATTTAAACGTCAGGTTGGTGTTATTAATATGCAGTGTTTTGCTACGCTAATCTAACTTAAAGCAGGTTCCCAGAGTATAGATTTGTTGACCTTTCCTCGTATGGCTGGGCCTGGGACCAAATAGAAGACATAGATAGATATTAATTAAAATTTGAATCCATTGCAATCAAGCAGTGGGTGGTTGCTAGCAAGCAGAGTCGGGACTGGATACTGGAGGCGACTGGTTGGTGCATAGTCCTCAAGTCCATCTTTGTTTGCTGCTGAACTGTAGCTATCCAGGACGGCACGACCCGCGTGGCAGACACGTGAATAGGTCGGGCCTTCACGTGAACCAGCGGGGACCTGAAGCTGAAAGAAGTGGGCATCTACGTTTGCATAGCCAGATGTTTCCTCGAGATTAGCCTGCCGTCAATCCGTCACGGTCTGTACGCATCGCCGCAATTTATTCTGTGAACGCGATGGCCAAGAAAGTTCCACAAAAATCAGAAGAGCAAGATACCAAACCGAACATAGGCATCTGTGAGTAGCAAGGTTTCAAAAACACGCAGAATAGAACAAATACAGTAGCAATAATCGAATATCATGGTGTGCTGACTCTTACAAGAACTGAAAGCACATGAACATTCAAAAAAAATGCTTGGTTTTGCCAAAAAGAGGACAGTGAAATTAAATCTTCTTGAAGAATTGGGCCTTTGTGTGGTTTATAGACAGATGGTTTTATATCACTGAAAGGATTGTTTTAGATTGCATACAAAGTAATACTAACGTACATAGTAAACCAGAGAAACGAATCAAACCAACTCGACACGGAAAACTTGAGTGCTGGAAAAAATCCAAATGCGCAGTTCTCCAAAATTTAAGGGCCTATTTCATACTACAAATGATTTTCATTGGAGAACTTGAATCCTTAGGAAAAAAGATTCTACTACGGTTGTTGATTGAATCATATTGTATTCTTTTTCTAACCGTTTATAGTACATTTTGTTCGATACCCGCTCCGGGAGGTCAGATGCTCTTTCCCAAAGGATCTCATACTGTCGTTTCGTTGGTCTCCAGCTGCTTCTTTCTTCCTGCACCAAAGATACTAGAATAGGGCAGTGGTCAGATACTGGGGATACAAGATGTTGTACACGTGATTCAGCGAACAAGTCTCGCCAATCTGGTGTAGCTACGGCCCTATCAAGGCGGACCTTCACATTCGCCTCTCCTTTCCTCTTATTATCAAAGGTAAAAGGTACCCCAGTAAAACCTAAATCCTGAAGTGAACACACACTTAGCCAAGGTGCATGCCAAAAGGGAGTTTTCTTCCCATCCTCACGAGTGATGTCGATGGTGGCGTAGAACAACTCCATATCATCAATGGTGCATGGGTTGCCGGAAACGATCCAAATTTTGTTGGAGTCTTTCCACTCTAGCCAAGGCCAATGAAGCCCAAGCGCCATCACAATTTTTTCCAAATGAAGCACCCCTAACGCGTCGAGTTTTTTTGGCTGGCATATCGTTTCCCAATTCACCTTGCATTTGGCCCCGGTGGTGGTATCCTTGGCGGACCAAAGGAAAGCACGCTCGATCTTGTTGATAAACTTCATGGTGCCCTGTTTTCCACTCAATCTTGTTGGTAAAAATCTTTTGCTTTCCCCTACGATGCAATCAAACATACTTTGTTACACATAAAATCTCTGAGAGTTGAAATGGGCAATGACATTGTAGCCCTATGTTTTTCCTCTTTTGAAATCCTGATAACCAAAGTTGCCAGCATTCCTTTTTTTTGAAAGCATAAAATATATATTAGGTCAgcaggccgcctcattaaaaacctcccagtccccttcggtaccctgggaggaaaagagtgcatctgAAACCTGCAGCCTCTCACATCAAATGATTACATCGTATAGGAGTTTATCTAGAATGAAGCTAGGGGGCTCATCGACCCAATTACAAGAGCTACGATTTTCATAAGAGTTCTGGGCTAAACCATGAGCTACTTGGTTGGCATCTCTGGAAACATGTCTGAAAGATACACAACCAATATTAGCCACCATATCAATACAGTCGGAGTAAATGGCCGCTTGAGCACTCCACCAAGCTTCTCTCTCATTGAAGGCCTCAATGATCTTAATACAGTCAGATTCGGCTACCAGTTTGTTACATCCCATACGGATCACCAGCTCAAGACCCTCTTTCATAGCCCTAGCCTCCGCCATCACAACCGAATCCACGTTTTGCAGGAATATAGAAGATGCAGCAATGAAATCTCCTTTGACATCCCGAAGTACTGCTCCAATTGATCCAGCCTTCAAGTCCTCATGGAAAGAGGCATCCACATTCAGTTTAACGTATGAAGCCTTAGGCCTACTCCATTTAACAGAACCTGTGTTAATAGATCTTCCATAAACCTTAGCTGCATTTGCGACAATGGAAGGATGGAGAATCTGCATTTAAACAGAGGGGGCGTATTCTCCTCATGTGTACGTTGTCGTCTCAACCACCAAAGGTACCAGCAAGTTGTGATCACCACCTCTTTGAGGCTAACTGAATTAAAACCCTGTAAGTTATTTCCAGGGCTGCGCAAAATATATTCCAAAATTGTTGAACCCGATCTATCAGCTTGCATAGCATAATCGATCACATGTTATAGCTCCATTATATCCCACAGATGTTTAGCAGCCGGGCATTGGAACAGCAAATGGcgcacatcttcagcatctagttGACAAATCGGACATTCACTACCCACCCCAATGTGCCGGTTGGCAAGGATACACTTTAAAGGGATAATTTCATGCAACGCCTGCCACGCGAAGATTTTAATTTTTCCTGGGAGCTTCAGTTTCCACAGAGTCTGCCAGACTGGATTTTGTGCCGAGGTCCCCGGCAATGCCAATTGTTGCGCCCTTGAACCAAATTGATGATTCCACTGAAGGTAGTACGCTGATCTCACGGTGAATCTCCCATGTGAATTCGGATGCCAAGCGATGAAATCGTCAAACCCATTTGTATTTAGTGGGAAAAGTTGCCAGCATTCCTAAGATAGAAAATCTCAGAGTATATCACTCAAATGTGGTCGTACACGCATCCATGTTATTTCGTAATTTGTAAATCTTCGTGATAATACATAGCAATCTATCAATAGCGACGGATGCCTAATATGTGATAGCCTATGACTGCATCCTTCAGTGCCCAGTGGTACACATCACAGACGTGctgaaacaaaaaacaaatcAATTATTACAAGATAACATCCAACACCAACAGTAGCATGAACTTGTGGCTGGCAGCAGCGACGTACTCTCACATTCCAGAAGCTTATGTTGAACGATGTATAGCTTCCAATCAGTGTTGTGGAACAAGATATGCTATCCTACTATCCTAGTATGGATAGGGTACACCCTACTTACAAAGGATGAGGTGGACCCGGCGATTAACTGGATTGCATAATTATTTATCAGACCTTCTTGCGAATATGTTTGTTTATATTTAAAATTGTTGGCAGTTGAATAAAATAAACCATTTTAATCCGCGAGTTCCCTATCTAAAATGGTCATGTCGTATTATTAGAAAAAAAAATCCATCACAAGACCATAAGAACAGTTACATCATCAACCAGATCAGGATAAGAAACATTTACATCATGCATTCATCTTTATGAGCCTAATTGTCAGGACAAAGCCAACCATGCACCATACCATCCACAATAGGTGACAGCAAGAAACCTTGCAGAATTATGAAAACATAGTAACATCAGTTGCTCCTATCTTGATGGTGCATAGCTAAAGACACTTCTACAGCTTAATCATGAGAACCATTGCAGTCAAGCACAGCCTGCTCATGCCAAACTCCATTTAAGTTAGCCTGCCATAGCTTAACCATGCCATCACCTCCGGTCGATGCAAGCGTCATACCACCCATGTCCCATTCCAGTTGCCATACCTAGTCAGATGTAAGCAATTAGTAGGATGCCAAATACGAGTGTGCTGAAGAAAAGCAGCTTAACCCAGTGAGATCTACTCCAATTTCCAACTAGCACGACACAGTGGAAAACTACAAGTGAAACAAGACATGAGTATGAGGGTTGAAgttattgtttcctttctccttgatgCATGTCAGGGTTATACTGATACCAGCGTAAGTCCTCAATTATCAGATTTACAACTATTTGATTTCAGGGATTATAAATACCATGTTCTCCATAAAGCACACAACAGTACCATGTTAACATGCATACCTCTCCATTGTGGCCAGGAAGTACAGCAACATTTTCTGTTGACAGTCTGCCATCAGATTCAGGGTTGAAGCCTACATGCCAGACTGCAATTCCCTTGCAGGTTGCAACTGCTATGATCTCATATGGTCTGAAAGAGAGCGCATGAAAATTGTTAGAAGAGCATAGCAATACCACGAAACAACAAACTGTGGGGGCAAAACAAAAGCTAATGAAAAAAAATGCATTTGGTACGAGCATATCAATACGATGATCTACCAAATTGCCATGGTCTTTCTAAACCAACCACATGAGCACCCAACCATCAATTAGCCTCAGGCCTGAGTTCAGCTGATTACCGATATCAAGGCATGCAGGTTCAAGTCATATACTTAAACTTGTGGTCCATCAAGCAATGGCGGACATGTTAGCGAAGaaattatcaagaaaaatcttctCATATTGGTTTATTGGAGAGCGAACTTAAAGATCTTATGCAGCAGAAAAGATTGAAGAAAGATTCTTTCTTGGAGCAAGGATGATTGgcttcatcaagctcaagtggagtgCTCAAGGCAAATGTATGCCGAGGTAGGTGTTACTAGGTTTACCAAACTCAAGGAATTGGAGGAAAACCAAATTATAAGATATATAGCCAGTCAAGTTGCTGCTCCTTTCCACTCTCATTAACCTCTACATCTTGCTGCTCCTTTCCACTCTCAATAACCTCTACATCTTGCTGCTCCCTCACACTTAATAGGCTCTAGGGAATGAGTTACTTTTTGTGAGGTGCGACAAGATTTTGTACATTGAGTTGCACACTTGCACTTGGCGCTGCACTAGTTTGAGGCTTTGAGCTCTCCACCTCAACTATGCTAAAGTGTAAGTCCGAGAACTTCTTGGAGGACACAGCTTTCTAGACAGTTTGGTGGAGTTGAGCTCGGCGATCTCTCCGTGGAGATTCTGAAGAGGACCAAGGAGTTGTGAGTGGTTATGGAGCCCATCATCTCCGGGATGGACCAAGAAAATATCCATTGTGAGATTGCTTAAGGCAAGGTACTTGAGGGAAGAGCTCGACTCAGTGAACTTGTTCATCAGGCTCAAAAGCGACAAAAAATAAGATGGAAATTCGGACTTCCAGAACAAACATTGTGTCTCACTTGTCTCCATTACTTCCTTGCAATTTATATCTTGCTATTCATACTACCATGCTTGTGCAATTATCTTGTTAGAAAGCATTCTTGCTTGTATCCCTAGGTCTGCTAATTTTAATATAGACCTATGTTTTTGGTGCATTTAGCTGAGCCCAGTTGTTTTACGATCTGAACTTGTGGAAATCCCCTTAGTTTAATTTAGCACCTAAAATTCGCTTAGATTGCAACCAAATGGCAGTATCAGCAAACAATATCAATATTCCAAgtgtgttatacattgcagcctaaAGGCATATCATGCTTGCTCATGATGGGGCTAACCTGCCAATGTTAGGAGCCCATGCTACAGCATGTACTCTATCTCCCTTATCTTCCGCTGAACCGAGTTCAATCAGTGGAAGCCAGCGCTGATGAGCTTGTTCAAACTCCCAAATCTGTTTGTCGTTTCAAATTAGAATTTTGCATAGATAAATACCAGTTCATGGACTAGGAAAATACGAAAGCTGGTTTCTCATTAATGCAAAGCCAAAGCTACATCATGCGAAGATTCAATTACTATTTGTAGACTCCAATTCACAGTGATCACCCTAATAACAGTTTTTATTTCATTATTATTCTCCAAAGCAACATAATATAAGAATACTAAGATTATTGCTCGGATGAAGTTGCAAAAATTTATTAACTCCATAATGAGCATACAAGAAACATGAAAAACTATCCACGGACCTTGCAAGAGTTGAAATATGGAGAATCTGAATTGAAACCAACAGCAAAACTAGCCTGCTGGCCTTCACCTCTTCTTGGGCTCCATGCAATTGATGCAGATATGCATGCTGGCTTCCCGTTTCTGGAAACAGGATCGGTGATGTTCTGCAACTCTGCCTGAAATTATGTTAGGAATCAGTTATTGTACTTCTTCAAAACAGACCATCAGATTACTGCAGCATGTTGGAGGGATTTTCCAGTCAAGATAAAAAGGAAGTCCATCAGCAGTAGAAAGGAACCAAAATACAATTATTGAGAACGCCGACAAATGTGAACAAAATTCAGATAAACCTGCAGCTGCCACTTGTCCAATTCCAACGAATCCAAGAGTTCGTAGACTTTCACTTGACCATCTGAGTATGCAGTAACCTATGAAGACCAGAAAGAGTTACTAACAAATAATGAGGCACATGCAACGCATGACGGGTCAAAAACAATGCTAAAGCTTTGGAAAGCATAGTGAAACGAACCAAAAAAAAACAACACAACACTTCTGCACAGGCCGGTttattacaagaatataatttgtTTGCCAGCTTGCTATAATTTCTAGTTAATAATTCTCAACTTTTGCTCTGCTTAAACTTTTGTGTGTTCATTAATATACCTTGTTGAGTTGTTGACTTTGTTTACCGTATGTTATCTGGATTTAGGAGCTGTAGAGGAGTACTCTATGACCAGCTGTTGTAGTAATGCTTTCTGGTTTAATAACTGAGATAGCCAGACAGGGGCTGCCATTcaccaaaataaaacaaaaaaaaatggttTGCGTTGCAAAGTAAAAGGTGTGAATAATTGGAGTTACAATTTGCTGCATGTGAGAATTGAAATGAAACTCTGGTTTACAAATAAGGTGTTCAAACTCACCATTTTCAGACTTGACAGCAGCAAACCAAACTGTACATTTAGGATGTGAGAATTGCCACCCTCAAAGACTTTACATTTCCTCCAGGTCGGAAGTTGATCATCTGTCAGTAGAAAAATTCTTATTAAGGGTCTCGTCTACCAGGTTCCGTTAGTGACAAATCAAAAGGGGAAAAATGCAGTACAGAAATGATAAGTATGTATAGTTACAGTATTCTTTAATTATCCAAAGTGAAGCAGAATGCAGCTTCGATATTTATAAGAAGTTATAACAAAAACAACGAAGCATAAAGGTTGCTTGAATGATTATGTTGAGAAACAGTGATTCTATTGTTATACACGTTAGCCAAGATTAGATTAATTAAATAAGTCGTTTGATACGTACTACATTTAAGATTTCTCGATTGAGTTATCTTAGAAACATGTATATAAGTTGATTTTGGTAGAACCGACTGGTTGGGCTTTAGAAGTTAATGTTACTGGTGTCCAGAGAAGCAAATAAACATTGTTCTCCGTCGTTGCAAATCCAGATTTGGTAAATTTGATCACACCTTATAAATATTCAAGATCCAAACAGCCCATAAAGTTACAGACAGGTCAATTTGGAATtccatactactccctccgtctaaaaatagatgtctcaactttatctagatactaAAATGcatatctagatacatccgtaaatACAGAAAAGTGAGGCATCTATTTTTAGACGGACGGAGTACTATTGCACTGTGCTGCAAAGTCTAGTAAAATAATCCTGTTATAGTGTTCGATGTATCAAAATAATTAAATATATTGTAAATAAAGTGCTTTAAATCTAATCAATACCTAGTGAGCACTGAACATGAGGGAGAGGAAAAATAACTGTAGTGCTTTAACTCTACTTGGTAGTCGGTAATGG
Coding sequences within it:
- the LOC127342983 gene encoding protein SEH1 translates to MADRQVAQLGPGTACCGWNHCGRRLAAGAIDGSVSVYDSQPSPSSRWQAHEHAIVNVVWLPPDYGDAIACVSADGTLSLWEEVAEDDQLPTWRKCKVFEGGNSHILNVQFGLLLSSLKMVTAYSDGQVKVYELLDSLELDKWQLQAELQNITDPVSRNGKPACISASIAWSPRRGEGQQASFAVGFNSDSPYFNSCKIWEFEQAHQRWLPLIELGSAEDKGDRVHAVAWAPNIGRPYEIIAVATCKGIAVWHVGFNPESDGRLSTENVAVLPGHNGEVWQLEWDMGGMTLASTGGDGMVKLWQANLNGVWHEQAVLDCNGSHD